One Bosea sp. 685 DNA segment encodes these proteins:
- a CDS encoding phage tail sheath subtilisin-like domain-containing protein: MINFSEIPYDWRVPGTYVENRPSYAKRGLIPFPASKILLVQKLATGSAAAGVKYEITRPEEGTALFGAGSVGQQMVRAFKKANKTNRVFAIALADDVAGVKATKTLTFTGSGAGTIPLYIQGRRVRYAATASMSVTQHATAAVAAVNADADMPVIATSAVGVVTLTAKHAGETGNHIDVRTRKTNEDVLPGTLAIAVADGVAGTGNPNVQTLLDAIANDWFTDIGMAWDDATNMTALATDLVQRYVAMGKKDAHAYIGLRGTYGQLGTKGAVTNSPFMTLIGAKRAYEAPCEWAASLGGVATFQLTNDPARQLRSLVLPGLTAPDDVDCFIESERDLLLRQGISTFTRLVDGSVVLERVITTYKVTNLGVADDAWLDIMIPKTMTRIRYDWSAYVTQLYPRHKLADDDSIAANNNDAVVTPRRMRGSWATRCKIYERQAWIERASETVDQSVFERDESNRNRMNSQQPIIIIGNLMNLMSALEFQV; encoded by the coding sequence ATGATCAATTTCAGCGAGATCCCCTATGACTGGCGCGTCCCCGGCACCTATGTCGAGAACCGCCCGAGCTACGCCAAGCGCGGCCTGATCCCGTTCCCGGCGAGCAAGATCCTGCTCGTCCAGAAGCTGGCCACCGGCTCCGCCGCCGCTGGCGTGAAATACGAGATCACCCGACCGGAAGAGGGCACGGCACTGTTCGGGGCCGGCTCGGTTGGCCAGCAGATGGTCCGTGCGTTCAAGAAGGCGAACAAAACCAACCGCGTCTTCGCCATCGCGCTTGCCGATGATGTCGCCGGCGTCAAAGCGACCAAGACCCTGACGTTCACCGGCTCGGGCGCCGGCACGATCCCGCTCTACATCCAGGGCCGGCGCGTGCGCTATGCCGCAACCGCCTCGATGTCGGTGACCCAGCACGCCACGGCTGCCGTCGCGGCGGTCAATGCCGATGCCGACATGCCCGTGATCGCCACCTCGGCTGTCGGCGTCGTCACCCTAACTGCCAAGCATGCCGGCGAGACCGGTAATCATATCGACGTGCGAACCCGCAAGACCAACGAGGACGTCCTGCCCGGCACGCTCGCCATCGCGGTCGCCGACGGGGTCGCCGGCACCGGCAATCCCAACGTCCAGACGCTGCTCGACGCCATCGCCAATGACTGGTTCACCGACATCGGCATGGCCTGGGACGATGCGACGAACATGACCGCGCTCGCGACCGACCTGGTCCAACGCTATGTGGCGATGGGCAAGAAGGACGCCCACGCTTACATCGGCCTGCGCGGCACCTATGGCCAGCTCGGCACCAAGGGCGCGGTGACGAATTCGCCCTTCATGACGCTGATCGGCGCCAAGCGCGCCTATGAGGCGCCCTGTGAGTGGGCCGCAAGCCTTGGCGGCGTCGCGACCTTCCAGCTCACCAACGACCCAGCGCGCCAGCTGCGCTCGCTCGTCCTGCCCGGCCTGACCGCGCCCGACGATGTCGACTGCTTCATCGAAAGCGAGCGCGACCTGCTCCTGCGCCAGGGCATCTCGACCTTCACCCGCCTGGTCGACGGTTCCGTCGTGCTCGAGCGCGTGATCACGACCTACAAGGTCACCAATCTCGGCGTCGCCGACGATGCCTGGCTCGACATCATGATCCCCAAGACCATGACGCGGATCCGCTACGACTGGTCGGCCTACGTCACCCAGCTCTATCCGCGCCACAAGCTCGCCGATGACGACAGCATCGCCGCCAACAACAACGACGCGGTGGTGACGCCGCGCCGGATGCGTGGCTCCTGGGCGACCCGCTGCAAGATCTACGAGCGCCAGGCCTGGATTGAGCGTGCCAGCGAGACGGTCGATCAGAGCGTCTTCGAGCGCGACGAGAGCAACCGCAACCGCATGAACAGCCAGCAGCCCATCATCATCATCGGCAATCTGATGAACCTGATGTCGGCGCTGGAATTCCAGGTCTGA
- a CDS encoding phage tail tube protein, which produces MTQVLGIVDIVWKGRNVPVEKGAKFKLGGIGNKAVVYGRKVGRAGEYMQSEIEATTPLERNQRVSDLYTNEEGELQVVCDTGQTYVFPDAFLTDLRELTGGEGGKIGLKWAAGDYEEISA; this is translated from the coding sequence ATGACGCAGGTTCTCGGCATCGTCGACATCGTCTGGAAGGGCCGGAACGTCCCGGTCGAGAAGGGCGCCAAGTTCAAGCTCGGCGGCATCGGCAACAAGGCGGTGGTCTATGGCCGCAAGGTCGGCCGCGCCGGCGAATACATGCAGTCGGAGATCGAGGCCACGACGCCTCTGGAGCGCAACCAGCGTGTCAGCGACCTGTACACCAACGAGGAGGGCGAACTTCAGGTCGTCTGCGATACCGGGCAGACCTACGTCTTCCCCGACGCCTTCCTCACTGATCTGCGCGAGCTCACTGGCGGCGAGGGCGGCAAGATCGGTCTGAAATGGGCCGCCGGCGACTATGAGGAGATCTCGGCGTGA
- a CDS encoding capsid protein produces MATSRPFIVDAALSAIAIKFSNPDVSLIADRVLPRRPVGGEKFKWLKFPVEDSFTVPNTLVGRKGRPNQIEVGATEEDSSVLDYGLDDLVPNSDVDAARQQREAGFSVYDPEARATEVLTDLVLLDREIRVAAKVFDLNTYAASQRVTLSGTSQFSDIVNSDPINVINGALDSTFVMRPNKMVIGQLAWTKVRSHPHIVNAVKGGNLNKGNATREQVAELFELQEIIVGSSFVNTARKGQTAAMSRVWGKHISLIYQNSVAGPDAGMTFGYTAQYGNRLAGRIPDSNIGLQGGAAIRVGERVREIVSAPSVAYFIQNAVA; encoded by the coding sequence ATGGCCACTTCCCGTCCGTTCATCGTCGATGCCGCCCTGTCGGCCATCGCAATCAAGTTCTCCAATCCCGATGTCAGCCTCATCGCCGACAGGGTGCTGCCGCGCCGGCCGGTCGGCGGTGAGAAGTTCAAATGGCTGAAGTTCCCGGTCGAGGACAGCTTCACCGTTCCCAACACGCTGGTCGGCCGCAAGGGCCGCCCCAACCAGATCGAGGTCGGCGCCACCGAGGAGGATTCCTCGGTCCTCGACTACGGTCTCGATGACCTGGTCCCGAACTCGGATGTCGATGCCGCCCGCCAGCAGCGGGAGGCAGGCTTCTCCGTCTACGATCCGGAGGCGCGCGCCACCGAGGTGCTGACCGATCTGGTGCTGCTCGATCGCGAGATCCGTGTGGCCGCCAAGGTCTTCGACCTCAACACCTACGCGGCATCGCAGCGCGTCACGCTGTCGGGCACGTCGCAGTTCTCGGACATCGTCAACTCTGACCCGATCAACGTCATCAACGGTGCGCTCGATTCCACCTTCGTCATGCGCCCGAACAAGATGGTCATCGGCCAGCTCGCCTGGACCAAGGTCCGCTCGCATCCGCACATCGTCAACGCGGTGAAGGGCGGCAACCTCAACAAGGGGAACGCCACCCGCGAGCAGGTCGCCGAGCTGTTCGAGCTGCAGGAGATCATCGTCGGCTCGTCCTTCGTCAATACGGCGAGGAAGGGCCAGACGGCGGCGATGAGCCGGGTCTGGGGCAAGCACATCTCGCTGATCTACCAGAACAGCGTCGCCGGGCCTGATGCCGGCATGACGTTCGGCTACACCGCGCAGTACGGCAACCGCCTAGCGGGCCGGATCCCGGACTCGAACATCGGCCTGCAGGGTGGCGCCGCCATCCGTGTCGGCGAGCGTGTCCGCGAGATCGTGTCGGCTCCCAGCGTTGCGTACTTCATCCAGAACGCCGTCGCCTGA
- a CDS encoding DUF1320 domain-containing protein, which yields MPYATVQDMIGRFGETEMLRLSSVDGLLPETVSEAPVQQAISDADAIIDSYLRKRHSVPLGQVPQVITRAACVLARYELMTGGDREPATQVKEDRKDTIAWLVKIAEGTVTLEDVIPIVASSTARTQDRERMFGVFGERGL from the coding sequence ATGCCCTACGCCACCGTCCAGGACATGATCGGCCGCTTCGGCGAGACGGAGATGCTCCGGCTCTCCTCCGTCGACGGCCTGCTGCCTGAGACGGTGAGCGAAGCGCCGGTCCAGCAGGCGATCTCGGACGCCGATGCGATCATCGACAGCTATCTCCGCAAGCGCCACAGCGTGCCGCTGGGCCAGGTGCCGCAGGTGATCACCCGCGCCGCCTGCGTGCTGGCCCGCTACGAGCTGATGACCGGCGGCGATCGCGAGCCGGCCACCCAGGTCAAGGAAGACCGCAAAGACACGATCGCCTGGCTGGTCAAGATCGCCGAGGGCACCGTCACGCTTGAGGACGTCATCCCGATCGTGGCCAGCTCGACGGCGCGGACCCAGGATCGCGAGCGCATGTTCGGCGTGTTCGGGGAGCGCGGTCTCTGA
- a CDS encoding phage tail tape measure protein, which yields MANRDMKVSVLVQLIDRLTAPLRGITRGIAGMANSIGDLGRRIGVIGGALAALSFMQPIQQAAAWDAQLRDIAITAGKTGGAVEEMIAESGKRYEKLALEVGQRSGDLAKGAQLLVASGMDSGLIDKLMPTIGRVATAANATIEDTAKTAFALSDTLKVAPEQMEEAMGKLITAGKLGRFEFKNMASEFPGLTNQMAKFGITGMEAVESLGASLQIAMLGTANPSEAANNLKNFLTKINAPEAIKKFEKELKVDVTGVMTDAAAKGINPVEAVIQKMSDKLKVPTAEIDKIMKKAGASNMSDKDKEATIRKQVAQLISGTKVGKLYSDMQVLDFLIPTLLNLDKLKDFKRQVKEAGVDVIGQDFESRMRGLSQNILMFSELGTQAMRRIGLAFASNLPMANRALTALLQAVMAIDAKWPGLIDATLSWVGALLLLGSALAVLTPVMSALAGLIGALVSPFVLAAAAIAGTAAVIYRNWETLGPFFSILFDSIKQIGKGFVEFWEGLFSSDFARAADGARAVWDGVKQYFATAWQIIVSTFRLGVVEIDKILGTELLAVFQRVQDGFSAAWDAVKSKMDEVVASFREFPAYLVATFGELPGLLQQAGANAIQGLWDGMKAKFDELISWFKGKLDQLKSMLSIGGAMPGAPGGTNVDPMGNPTGGFNPTSAPGGGIGGSNGFTRTAGGPAANSNVQVGGVITVQAAEGTRVTNIQSENPAVPITPNRGTMLGRA from the coding sequence ATGGCCAATCGCGATATGAAGGTCAGCGTTCTCGTCCAGCTGATCGACCGGCTGACCGCCCCCTTGCGCGGCATCACGCGCGGCATCGCTGGCATGGCGAACTCGATCGGGGATCTCGGCCGGCGCATCGGCGTAATCGGCGGCGCGCTCGCCGCGCTCTCCTTCATGCAGCCGATCCAGCAGGCGGCGGCCTGGGACGCCCAGCTGCGCGATATTGCGATCACCGCCGGCAAGACCGGCGGTGCGGTCGAGGAGATGATCGCCGAGAGCGGCAAGCGTTACGAGAAGCTTGCGCTGGAGGTCGGCCAGCGTTCCGGGGATCTGGCCAAGGGTGCCCAGCTGCTCGTCGCCTCGGGCATGGATTCCGGGCTGATCGACAAGCTGATGCCGACAATCGGCCGCGTCGCTACCGCAGCCAACGCCACGATCGAGGACACGGCCAAGACCGCCTTCGCCCTGTCGGACACGCTGAAGGTCGCGCCCGAGCAGATGGAGGAGGCGATGGGCAAGCTGATCACCGCCGGCAAGCTCGGCCGCTTCGAGTTCAAGAACATGGCTTCGGAGTTCCCCGGCCTGACCAACCAGATGGCGAAGTTCGGAATCACCGGCATGGAGGCCGTCGAGTCGCTCGGCGCCAGCCTGCAGATCGCGATGCTCGGCACCGCCAACCCGTCCGAGGCGGCCAACAACCTCAAGAACTTCCTGACCAAGATCAACGCGCCCGAGGCGATCAAGAAGTTCGAGAAGGAGCTGAAGGTCGATGTCACCGGTGTGATGACCGATGCCGCAGCCAAGGGAATCAATCCGGTCGAGGCGGTGATCCAGAAGATGTCCGACAAGCTGAAGGTGCCGACGGCCGAGATCGACAAGATCATGAAGAAGGCCGGCGCCTCCAACATGAGCGACAAGGACAAGGAGGCGACGATCCGCAAGCAGGTCGCGCAGCTGATCTCCGGCACCAAGGTCGGCAAGCTCTATTCCGACATGCAGGTGCTCGACTTCCTGATCCCGACCCTGCTGAACCTGGACAAACTCAAGGACTTCAAGCGCCAGGTGAAGGAGGCCGGCGTCGACGTAATCGGTCAGGACTTCGAGAGCCGGATGCGCGGTCTCAGCCAGAACATCCTGATGTTCAGCGAGCTGGGTACGCAGGCGATGCGGCGGATCGGCCTGGCCTTTGCCTCGAATTTGCCGATGGCGAACCGGGCGTTGACCGCGTTGCTGCAAGCCGTGATGGCGATCGATGCGAAGTGGCCCGGCCTGATCGACGCGACCCTGTCCTGGGTCGGCGCGCTGCTCCTGCTGGGATCCGCGCTTGCTGTCCTGACTCCGGTGATGTCAGCCTTGGCAGGATTGATCGGCGCGCTGGTGTCGCCCTTCGTGCTGGCTGCGGCCGCGATCGCCGGGACGGCCGCCGTCATCTATCGAAATTGGGAAACGCTCGGGCCGTTCTTCTCGATCCTGTTCGACAGCATCAAGCAGATCGGCAAGGGCTTCGTCGAATTTTGGGAAGGACTGTTTTCGAGCGACTTTGCCCGCGCGGCAGATGGCGCTCGTGCTGTGTGGGACGGCGTGAAGCAGTATTTCGCCACGGCCTGGCAGATCATCGTCTCCACTTTCCGCCTCGGCGTGGTCGAGATCGACAAGATCCTGGGAACGGAGCTGCTCGCCGTCTTCCAGCGGGTCCAAGATGGCTTCTCCGCTGCTTGGGACGCTGTGAAGTCCAAGATGGACGAGGTCGTCGCTTCGTTCAGGGAGTTCCCCGCCTATCTCGTCGCGACGTTCGGCGAGCTGCCCGGTCTGCTGCAGCAGGCCGGCGCCAACGCCATCCAGGGCCTCTGGGACGGCATGAAGGCGAAGTTCGACGAGCTGATCTCTTGGTTCAAGGGCAAGCTCGACCAGCTCAAGAGCATGTTGTCGATCGGCGGCGCCATGCCCGGCGCGCCCGGCGGAACCAATGTCGACCCGATGGGCAACCCTACCGGCGGTTTCAACCCGACCTCTGCGCCAGGTGGCGGCATCGGCGGTTCGAATGGCTTCACCCGCACCGCCGGCGGGCCGGCCGCCAACAGCAACGTCCAGGTCGGCGGCGTCATCACGGTCCAGGCAGCCGAGGGCACGCGCGTTACCAATATCCAGTCCGAGAATCCGGCCGTGCCGATCACGCCCAATCGCGGCACCATGCTCGGGCGCGCTTGA
- a CDS encoding DUF2635 domain-containing protein: MSAETRKFYKAGEGRTVRRETDGELWPEAGDYAENTRFTRRRVDDGDLVEAEPPAQPAVVEAPAEPEAVAPPVPPAEPEAGAEPARKSRAGKTAGDGEN, encoded by the coding sequence ATGAGCGCCGAGACGCGGAAATTCTACAAGGCCGGCGAAGGCCGCACCGTCCGCCGTGAGACCGATGGCGAGCTGTGGCCCGAGGCGGGCGACTACGCCGAGAACACCCGCTTCACCCGCCGCCGCGTCGACGATGGCGACCTGGTCGAGGCTGAGCCGCCGGCGCAGCCAGCGGTAGTCGAGGCGCCTGCCGAGCCTGAAGCAGTCGCGCCACCCGTTCCGCCCGCCGAGCCCGAGGCCGGTGCTGAGCCCGCCCGGAAGTCCAGGGCTGGCAAGACCGCCGGCGACGGCGAAAACTGA